A stretch of the Orcinus orca chromosome 1, mOrcOrc1.1, whole genome shotgun sequence genome encodes the following:
- the LOC101286525 gene encoding 60S ribosomal protein L11-like, which translates to MAQDQGEKENPMRELRIRKLCLNICVGESGDRLTRAAKVLEQLTGQTPVFSKARYTIRSFGIRRNEKIAVHCAVRGAKAEEILEKGLKVREYELRKNNFSDTGNFGFGIQEHIDLGIKYDPSIGIYGLDFCVVLGRPGFSIVDKKHRTGCIGAKHRISKEEAMRWFQQKYDGIILPGK; encoded by the coding sequence ATGGCGCAGGATCAAGGGGAGAAGGAGAACCCCATGCGGGAACTTCGCATCCGCAAGCTCTGCCTCAACATCTGCGTGGGGGAGAGTGGAGACAGGCTGACCCGGGCAGCCAAGGTGCTGGAGCAGCTCACAGGCCAGACCCCTGTGTTCTCCAAAGCTAGATACACCATCAGATCCTTTGGcatcagaagaaatgaaaaaattgccGTCCATTGCGCAGTCCGTGGGGCCAAGGCAGAAGAAATCCTGGAGAAAGGTCTGAAGGTGCGAGAGTATGagttaagaaaaaataacttcTCAGACACTGGGAACTTTGGATTTGGGATCCAAGAACACATCGATCTGGGGATCAAATATGACCCAAGCATTGGTATCTACGGCCTGGACTTCTGTGTGGTGCTGGGTAGGCCAGGTTTCAGCATCGTAGACAAGAAGCACAGGACAGGCTGCATTGGGGCCAAACACAGAATCAGCAAAGAGGAGGCCATGCGCTGGTTCCAGCAGAAGTATGATGGGATCATCCTTCCTGGCAAATAA